In the Larus michahellis chromosome 6, bLarMic1.1, whole genome shotgun sequence genome, one interval contains:
- the PAQR9 gene encoding membrane progestin receptor epsilon translates to MSDAAGGGGGGGGEGGGGGEEAQSHRGSSAGGCGSSGCTSPGRRRGAAAGGGPGAAGGPGAGGGSGGGGGSSMPAGEGDKEEAAPPPRPAALLRWDEVPEDFVECFILSGYRRLHCSAQECLASVLQPTNETLNFWTHFIPLLLFLSRFGRLLLLRGAGDVPFHHPALLPLWCYASGVLLTFAMSCTAHLFSCLSPRLRAAFFYLDYASISYYGFASTVAYSYYLLPGLSLLDAGAMSRYVQQQLGWQLDCSLPIAAYRALVLPVALALAVGCTAACCRSRAACCAYPFAIRTFVFAMPLSMACPIMLESLLFDLRTRNPTLFVYFYRRYCWLLVAAFFNVSKIPERIQPGLFDIVGHSHQLFHIFTFLSIYDQVHYVEDGLAEFLKAPLAAPTYLGTVGYMLLLTLCLAVVVRRFLNVTDLCKQD, encoded by the coding sequence ATGAGTGATGCTgccgggggcggtggcggcggcggaggagaaggaggaggaggaggagaagaagcgCAGAGCCACCGCGGCTCCTCcgccggcggctgcgggagcagcGGCTGTACCtcgcccgggcggcggcggggcgcggcggcgggcggcgggccgggggcggccggggggcccggggccggcgggggcagcggcggcggcggcggcagcagcatgCCGGCGGGCGAGGGGGACAAGGAGGAGGCGGCGCCGccacctcgccctgctgcccTGCTGCGGTGGGACGAGGTGCCCGAGGACTTCGTGGAGTGCTTCATCCTCTCGGGCTACCGGCGGCTGCACTGCTCGGCACAGGAGTGCCTGGCCTCGGTGCTGCAGCCCACCAACGAGACCCTCAACTTCTGGACCCACTTCATCccgctgctgctcttcctcagcCGCTtcgggcggctgctgctgctgcggggcgCTGGGGACGTGCCCTTCCACCAcccggccctgctgcccctcTGGTGCTACGCCTCAGGGGTGCTGCTCACCTTCGCCATGAGCTGCACGGCCCACCTCTTCAGCTGCCTCTCCCCGCGCCTCCGCGCTGCCTTCTTCTACCTGGACTACGCCTCCATCAGCTACTATGGCTTTGCCAGCACCGTGGCCTACTCCTACTacctgctgccagggctgagccTGCTGGACGCCGGCGCCATGAGCCGCTacgtgcagcagcagctgggctggcagctggaCTGCAGCCTGCCCATCGCGGCCTACCGCGCCCTGGTGCTGCCCGTGGCCCTGGCACTGGCCGTGGGGTGCACGGCCGCCTGCTGCCGCAGCCGCGCTGCCTGCTGCGCCTACCCCTTCGCCATCCGCACCTTCGTCTTCGCCATGCCGCTGAGCATGGCCTGCCCCATCATGCTGGAGAGCCTCCTCTTTGACCTCCGCACCCGCAACCCCACGCTCTTCGTCTACTTCTACCGGCGCTACTGCTGGCTGCTGGTGGCCGCCTTCTTCAACGTCAGCAAAATCCCCGAGCGGATCCAGCCGGGGCTCTTTGACATCGTGGGGCACAGCCACCAGCTTTTCCACATCTTCACCTTCCTCAGCATCTACGACCAAGTGCACTATGTGGAGGATGGGCTGGCCGAGTTCCTCAAGGCACCCCTGGCCGCCCCCACCTACCTGGGCACAGTGGGCTATATGCTGCTCCTGACCCTCTGCCTGGCCGTGGTTGTCAGGAGGTTCCTCAACGTCACAGACCTCTGCAAGCAGGACTAG